One genomic region from Harpia harpyja isolate bHarHar1 chromosome 1, bHarHar1 primary haplotype, whole genome shotgun sequence encodes:
- the EDN1 gene encoding LOW QUALITY PROTEIN: endothelin-1 (The sequence of the model RefSeq protein was modified relative to this genomic sequence to represent the inferred CDS: deleted 1 base in 1 codon), with protein MDYSQMIVSLLFVLCPGLLPAAPGAEADAAPPPPPRAAAAGGHRRARRCSCSSLLDEECVYFCHLDIIWINTPEKTVPYGLGGPSRSRRSLKDTVPEMLAEPSSRCRCANQKDKKCLNFCQTGKDLWAQSTAEKTSRHRNKAGNCIGPKCMNRPRVDSKKMKRLEAIGNSIKASFSIAKLKAELQKGWKLQHNRANKRQSIWESLKAS; from the exons ATGGATTATTCCCAGATGATCGTCTCGCTGCTCTTCGTGCTCTGCCCGGGGCTGCTGCCGGCAG cccccggAGCCGAGGCGgacgccgcgccgccgccccccccccgc gccgccgccgccggcgggcacCGCCGCGCCCGGCGCTGCTCCTGCTCCTCGCTGCTGGACGAGGAGTGCGTCTACTTCTGCCACCTCGACATCATCTGGATCAACACCCCCGA GAAGACTGTTCCGTATGGTCTTGGAGGTCCTTCTCGATCCAGAAGATCACTGAAGGACACGGTGCCGGAGATGCTCGCTGAACCTAGCAGCAGATGCCGATGTGCCAACCAGAAGGACAAGAAATGTCTGAACTTCTGCCAGACAGGAAAAGATCTCTG GGCTCAGTCCACAGCAGAGAAAACCTCACGTCACCGCAACAAAGCTGGCAATTGCATTGGACCCAAATGCATGAACCGACCACGTGTTGACAGCAAGAAAATGAAGCG gCTGGAAGCCATTGGTAACAGTATCAAAGCCTCCTTCAGTATTGCAAAGCTGAAGGCTGAGCTCCAGAAAGGGTGGAAGCTGCAACACAACAGGGCGAACAAAAGGCAAAGCATCTGGGAAAGCCTGAAAGCATCCTAG